Proteins encoded within one genomic window of Triticum aestivum cultivar Chinese Spring chromosome 2D, IWGSC CS RefSeq v2.1, whole genome shotgun sequence:
- the LOC123049545 gene encoding uncharacterized protein, with the protein MAEIRERNTPFSVGGTDVDELSDHIVQAKLLCPEFFNFDQLRGVNQFRVNQVWAVYDSRSCMPRSYVRITKVKRAPKFMVHFIWLEFDPTNKEELAWSCGELPVACGQFRRGKSETAQETCMFSHTISCEKSKLRNSFDIYPRKGEVWALFKGWDIGWSSDAGNHTNYEYEVVQVVSDFTTETSIIVIPLVKVKGFVSLFMQSKGGSAYPIPRDSTLRFSHCVPHHLMCGTKREGVPQGSLELDPAALPLHLEEAFASVVPEKSSAKCQEFDPKCPGSPGGNNSRKGSVRFGEKQGATCMNTWIFAKMPKEEKREHKTPSAVECAHTGEKSDDIVRVGYECPDSEFYEFSETRLLHKFEPGQIWAIYSDIDKFPNYYAFIENVDLKNNKVQARWLDACPQGEEERRLVTEDRPVGCGTFKVSTVQGLMTYTGTEIAECFSRLVLARPTGRRNKDWKAGWTAHNFNSCDYELVEIFCHTNSSIRVRLLRKVDGYRAVFTRETTVETIGKDEYLKFSHQIPCFHLTNEGGGKLRGCLELDPYSVPEEFLLTD; encoded by the coding sequence ATGGCAGAGATCAGAGAACGTAACACTCCATTTTCTGTAGGGGGTACAGATGTTGATGAGCTATCCGATCATATTGTCCAAGCAAAATTATTATGTCCCGAGTTTTTTAACTTTGACCAACTTAGAGGTGTAAATCAGTTTAGAGTGAACCAGGTCTGGGCTGTCTATGATAGTCGAAGCTGTATGCCAAGATCTTATGTTCGAATTACAAAGGTAAAGAGGGCCCCCAAGTTTATGGTACACTTTATTTGGCTGGAGTTTGATCCCACAAATAAAGAGGAGCTGGCTTGGTCTTGTGGGGAACTGCCTGTTGCTTGTGGACAATTTAGGCGTGGAAAGTCAGAAACAGCTCAAGAAACTTGCATGTTCTCTCATACTATTTCCTGTGAGAAAAGCAAGCTGAGAAACTCTTTTGATATATATCCTAGGAAAGGTGAAGTTTGGGCCCTTTTTAAGGGATGGGACATTGGTTGGAGTTCAGATGCTGGCAACCACACAAACTATGAGTATGAGGTTGTTCAAGTTGTCTCTGATTTCACAACAGAAACTAGCATCATCGTCATTCCGCTTGTAAAAGTAAAAGGTTTCGTCAGCTTATTTATGCAGTCAAAAGGGGGAAGTGCGTACCCGATACCGCGGGATAGCACACTGAGGTTTTCACATTGTGTCCCTCATCATCTGATGTGTGGAACTAAAAGAGAAGGCGTTCCACAAGGAAGTCTTGAGCTCGATCCTGCAGCACTCCCCCTTCATTTGGAAGAGGCCTTTGCTTCTGTTGTCCCGGAAAAAAGTTCAGCAAAATGTCAGGAGTTTGATCCCAAATGCCCTGGTTCACCGGGTGGAAATAACTCTCGCAAGGGATCCGTTAGGTTCGGAGAGAAGCAAGGTGCGACATGCATGAACACATGGATATTTGCAAAGATGCcaaaagaagagaagagagagcaTAAAACTCCATCTGCTGTAGAATGTGCACATACTGGTGAGAAATCTGATGATATTGTCCGAGTAGGATATGAATGTCCGGATTCAGAGTTCTATGAATTTTCAGAAACAAGACTGCTTCACAAGTTCGAACCTGGGCAGATCTGGGCCATCTACAGCGACATCGATAAGTTCCCCAATTACTATGCCTTCATAGAGAATGTTGATCTGAAGAACAACAAAGTACAAGCAAGGTGGCTTGATGCATGTCCCCAGGGAGAGGAGGAGAGAAGACTGGTGACAGAAGATCGGCCTGTTGGCTGCGGAACCTTTAAGGTTTCCACTGTGCAGGGTCTTATGACTTACACTGGTACAGAAATAGCAGAATGCTTTTCTCGTCTTGTGCTTGCTAGACCAACTGGCAGAAGAAACAAGGACTGGAAGGCTGGATGGACTGCACACAATTTTAACAGCTGTGACTATGAGTTGGTGGAGATATTCTGCCACACTAATTCGTCCATACGAGTTCGGCTGCTAAGAAAGGTTGATGGTTACAGGGCAGTATTTACAAGGGAGACAACTGTGGAGACGATAGGCAAGGATGAGTACCTGAAGTTCTCTCACCAGATCCCTTGCTTCCATCTGACAAATGAAGGAGGAGGCAAGCTTCGAGGCTGTTTGGAGCTCGATCCTTATTCCGTGCCGGAGGAGTTTCTCCTGACTGATTGA